The nucleotide window GCGCACATGAAAAGGCGCGGCGCGCGTTGTACTCAAGCCGGCGGGCTGCGCATTTGGTGCGATGTGGTGTGTAAAAACGGGCGAAAAGCAGGCACGGCCGTCGTATGCGTTCTGGGCCGAGTTAAAGAGGAGCCTTGTGAACGAGCCTGATGTCTTTGCAGCTGTCGAGTGGTGTGTGTAGTATCGGAAGCAGAGCACGTTGGGGGCCGTGTAAAGCACAGCGCGCGTGACTATAGGCTCCGCTatagccttgtgtgtgtgtgtgttgtattccaTGCTGCTAGAACATTCTTTTCAATGTCTATGTGCTACTagaacattcttttgaatgactTTGTGCTAATGTCACATTAGTTCGAATGACTAGGTGCTACTGTGACATTAGTTCAAATGACTACGTGCTACTACAACAGTTAGAACAGAGATGCCCAAACTACGGCCTGTGGGCCAAAGTTGGCCCGTGGTGGCTTgatttggccagccatgccatATGTGagaagggggggagggggaaatTTAATTGATGCTGATCTTCATTtctaatttaacatttttttaaatttatttttgagctacaaaaaatgtaaattgaaattaaataaaattctaattcttaTTCTCTACATTTAATGTACATGCATACTTCAAGGCCAGCATGCATTGCGACAGTCAACAGGTAATAATGGAGAGATCCAGGCACTGGCACACAGACAAGAGGAAATTTAAAAAGGTTTGGCAAgttgactttttatttactgaaatcaaTTCAAAGGCTGTGTGTCTAGTTTGCAAGCAGTCAGTTGCTGTTTTGAAAGAGTACAAAATCCGTCATTATGAAACAAAACGTTCTTCAGCTTTCTCAAAGGACAGCGGCGAGGCATGAAAACAGAAGGCTAACGAGCTGCTTGCTAAACTTCGATCTGAGCAGAGCGCGCTGCTACATCCTTCATCAGCTCAAGAAAGTGCCACACGGGCCAGCTATCAGATTTCCTGTATTTTACATCAAGAACAGCTATGTGCCCAATCCATCGGGCTTGTGGATGTGATGCGTGACGTCGTCAAAATTGTGAATGATATACGCTCCAAGGCGCTCTCTCACCTGCAGTTCAAGGTACTGTTGGATGAGATGGATGTGCAATATGGTGATGTGTTGTACCACCAGGAGGTTAGATGGCTGAACAGAAGAAAAGTTCTCAGGAGATTTTTTGATCTGCGTGATGAGATCAGAGCTTTTCAGGAAAGCAAGATTGGTAGTATTCAAGAGCCCATGGATAAGAAATGGTTTTCTGACCTGGCTTTCCTGGTGGACGTCACAGAGCTgctcaatgttttaaatgttcagcTCCAGGGAAAAGACCAGATTATCACCCAGCTTTTTTATCACGTCAGAGCCTTCAAACAAAAACTACTGCTGCTCAGAAGACATCTCTCAGCAGCTAACATTCACAATTATAATATTCACCATAGTTTTATGTgcagttattgttattattaatacttataTTTAGTTAGCATTTATATCCAGTGGTGTcagctttgggtttttttgttaatcaagCTGATAAATTTTGTGTCAAAGTTCTCTTAAATTATCATGATTTAATTTCCTTGTtttgtcagttatttattctattttcctccctctctcttctttcactccccatctcacactgttcctctctctcatctccacATCCAGGAAATGTAGCCCATTTTCCCTGTTTTAGAGAGGCAGGCATGATGAAAGAGAAGGTACCTGAGTATGATGCTGTTCTCAGCAACCTTTTCCAGGAGTTTGACAGCCGCTTTGAGGACTTCAGACACAATGCTTCTGACTTTGAGTGGTTTGTTCAACCCTTCACCATCAGTGTggacacagtcagtgatgatctaCAGATGGAACCAGTTGAGCTTCAGTGTGATTCAGAACTCAAACACAAGTTCAGGTCCCTTCCCTTGACAGACTCCTACAAATGTGTCCCAGCAAACAGGTACAGGTGTGCAAACAGGCACAAGTGATGCTGTCTCTGTTTGGCAGTACCTACCACTGTGAACAGACTTTCAGTCTGATGAACTTAAACAAGTGTAAACTGAGATGCAAACTAACTGACTCTCACCACCATAATGTCCTGACTTTGACAGTAAGTCCACTGCATCCCAATTTGGAAAAACGTTTGAAAAATAAGGAccagcttcatgtgtctcattaGAGGTCACTGATATTGCAGGCATGTGGCTGTATTGCTTATAGCTTGAATAGTTGTATTAGGTATTGAACATGTATTATAAATGGGATTGGTTCTATGTTTTAATTATACTATAAGTTTCATTGAACTATAGAactctgaaaataaaactgcattagtGAAGCAGATACAGACTAACATtttctattaatttatttgtaaatattatgaaatgataaatgagaaccatggcaactttaattttaatataatacagtttggtataatgcaacatttacttttggCCCACAGCCCTCAATCAAGTTTGATTTTTGGCCCTTCACaggaaaaagtttgggcacccctgatttagaatgattatgtgctactaGAAAACCATTTTCAACTACTTCCTGTTGGTACAATCATACGAATAACTTTGTGCTGCTAAAGTCCCATTATGCATTGCTCAGATTATACAACCCCCGAAACCGTGCTACAACCCTGTTTAGATTTACTCATCTCCGCATTTAACAGACTGCTAGAATTACCCAAAAGCCTGAACATCCGCGGGAGTGCAGCGCTTCAGAAGTCCCcctccccctcacacacacacacacacacacacacagcgagagagaaagcgaaagagagGAAATTACTCTTTGTATGAAAAatgggtggctcttaaaagagccgttgGGTTGATGAAGACGGCGGTAACGCGCTTTACTTGGAGCTGGTGTACTTGGTGACGGCTTTTGTACCCTCGGACACAGCGTGCTTGGCCAGCTCGCCGGGAAGCAACAGGCGCACGGCGGTCTGGATCTCCCTGGAGGTGATGGTGGAGCGCTTGTTGTAATGAGCCAGACGAGAAGACTCACCGGCAATGCGCTCAAAAATATCATTCACGAAGGAGTTCATGATGCCCATGGCCTTGGATGAAATTCCGGTGTCAGGGTGCACCTGCTTCAGGACCTTGTACACGTAGATGGCGTAGCTCTCCTTCCTGGACTTTCTGCGCTTCTTGCCTCCTTTGCCGGCCGTCTTGGTCACGGCTTTCTTTGATCCCTTCTTGGGCGCGGTCTTGGCTGGATCGGGCATGCTTCTGCTTCTCGAATAAACGAACAGAAAATGACTAGCACCCGCCTCGCACCCGCTCTATTTACAGACCCACATGCTAATAACGCCCAGACAAGACACCTTTTTTTGATTGACCAAAATTCGATACCTCCCCCTGCATGGAGCCTCCTACTGCACTCTgcttcctccctcctcctcgtcctccgcTACGCTTCGTTTCCCTTCCCGCCCTTGTACTTTCAGGACAACGTGCACTATGAAAAACCAATTGGCTTGAGAAAAAAAtcgttttatattatatatgcatgtatgcgtgtgtatgagagagagaaagaaatatagaAGTTTCTACTAAAATCATCTTCTAAATCGTTTTAATCAAGCAGTTCATAATATTTACTACTGTgcatatatatagtttattacaaaaaatacaaatagacCTACCACTTATGCTACTTCGGTACAGCGTTTGATGCCTTATGCTTCAtgaaaaaaagccttttttccACACGGAACAGCTCTTTTTCTAGATACGTgagtggctcttaaaagagccgttgTATTCGCGTCGTTCGGTGTTAGAGCGTTTAACCGCCGAAGCCGTACAGGGTGCGTCCCTGGCGTTTCAGGGCGTACACCACATCCATGGCGGTCACGGTCTTTCTCTTGGCATGCTCGGTGTAAGTGACGGCGTCGCGGATCACGTTCTCCAGAAACACTTTTAGCACACCGCGAGTCTCTTCATAAATCAGACCAGAAATACGCTTTACACCACCACGGCGAGCCAGACGGCGAATAGCCGGCTTGGTGATCCCCTGGATGTTATCGCGAAGCACCTTGCGGTGACGCTTAGCGCCTCCTTTGCCGAGTCCTTTACcacccttgcttttttttttttttttaatgagttttattgaaattatgcaaaattcacaatCTTACACAAGTCATattcagaaagaaagggagaaaaaaacaaaaaacaaaaaacaaaacaaacttacaTAGTCAAAGTACAATTACACGCAAATATTGTCCCACACTGAAGAGTCTTTAAAccaagatgtgctgctttttagtcttcttagctctttttgaatgtccttgaatacaacatcactggatataaacgtttgatttatagtcattctacaccttgttttccagagTTTAGATTTAGTCAAACATATTATGAACCAAATGAAGTCATGCTTGGTCTTGctacaattttctttaaaaatgccatagaaaattgagttcatatttatttctatattgagaccaatgatttttaatttagccCATGTTTCTTTAGAGCGATAACACTCTAACAGGAAATGTTCGAGTGTTTCCTCTTCATTACAATTAGGCATCGGGCATTTACTGGTTTTTACAAAACAGCTCCATTTTACAACCGCTCTTACTGGGAGCCTTCTTACAGCGACTAACCAAGTTGTATCTCTCAGGTGTTCCGATaggattttattctgtaaattttggagacattctttgttttggtcttcctccaaatttctgaaagccacagggttactataaactcgatcaacaattaaaagatatatttctttgcttGAGTCTTTCACCCAATCGATGTTTAGATCTTTAAATTTGTTAGTGAAGTCGGAAAACATCAGTTTATAATACGGAATTCCTTTCCTTGATGGACCTTTTTTAGATTTCCAGTTAGAGATGTTCCCTATCCATTCAGTTTGCCTGGCAATACCACTCGCGATGATTTTACACACtgctattttagtttttacGGATATATCGACAGCCCCAAGGCCTCCCAGTTCCCTTCTCTTAAAAAGGAGCTCACGTTTTGTAACCTCACGAGTCGTATCCCATatgaaattacagcatattttatgaagtctttTTATCCAAACTTCTGTCGGAGGTAAGATGCatgataaaaacagtatttttgataatagaaaagttttaataatatttattctagttttataaCTTAGATTACACGATTTCCATTTATCAATTTcatcttgtattatttcttctttttttgaccaGTTATGGTCGACACAGCcattattatctatatatatacctaaaaCCTTTAATTGCTGAACTTCTGGGACATCTAtgggaaatttgtttttttcatttccaatccagacacattccgttttagctttatttaaggAGGCTCCAGAGACTTGCTCATACTcgctaaaatattcaaagatgatgtctagttcttgtttagatttcacaaatacagttatgtcatcagcataagcaGAGATCACGACTCTGTTCTTTCCTATTTGAAGACCCTTAAGTCTATgatcatcttggattttttgtacaagtgggtttatagataaaatatatagggCTGCACTCAGAGGGCACCCTTGCTTTACACCCCGCATAACTTCAAATGGTTCAGTCAAAGAACCGTTAACATTTACTTCAACCGTCGATTTAACATAAAggcatttaatcatgtttatgaaattttcagggaattgatacagttttaaaatctcccacaaatAGTCTCTTGAGATATAatcaaatgcttttctttggtCCAAAGCCACAATGTAAAAACTGTCACCATTTTTATCAAAAACTAGTTCTCTTAATGTGTTCAAGTTGTCCCACATAAATCTTCCCTTTATTGCACATGTTTGTTGTTTAGCTATTATTACGTCCAAATAGTCACTCATCCTGTTCATAATGGTCTTTGCAAAAATCTTATAATCGACATTCATTAGGGTGAGATGTCTCCAGTTGTTGATATCACACATTTCACCCTTTTTATACAACAAGGATAAAACGCCTTCATAGAACGAGTCATGCATGTAACCTCTAGCGATCCCATCATTGAAGGCTTGCGTTAATAATTTAGCCAAATCTATGGCGCATGCATGATAAAAATCAGACGGGAGACCATCTTTCCCTggagacttttttaaatttaattgtttaatggcatcaacaacctcagcctcttttatttcctcacctAAGCTCTTGGAAGGCGGGTCAAcactattttttacattcaaaaaggtttttagaAGTTTAGCATCTATTTCAATTGAGTTATACATGTTTGAACAAAGGATCcgaacagcatctctgacatctTTAGGATTTTTCGCTATAGTTCCATTATCTGTTTTAATGGCTTCGATATATTGggcttctttccttttattaaatagtgaaattgcttttgtttgatttagaaGTTCATCGGAAATTATTCCTGCTCGGACTTGAATGTTCagtaaaaactcattatttaaagtttctatctcttttttcaaatcctttaagttgttttcctcactttcatctcttgtattttttagttttaggtttatatattgtgtcataattgtattgtacttctcatttttttctttattaaaacatagacatttgtatttaagaaaTTTTTTAATCTGGATCTTAAAAACTTCCCACAAATCACAATAATTGGTAGTGAGGATATCTAAAGTTTTAATCctattaatttcttcttttaattgtataatcaataaaggacttttcaaaatttgtgtgtttaatttccaatagtttcttctttcttcatttttaaatctgatgccaCATATAACTGTCAAGTGGTCCGACTCAACCAAGAGTTTTGTTGTATAAAATTTTgcctcaaaattattattaatatatatcctgtcaattctagttttacatgttttatcaaACCTTGTGAAGTCCACTTTCTCTGGATATAATGTCCTAAATATGTCggtgaaatgctgttcattcattatAGATTTAAGGACACCACCTTCTCTcctaattttacatattttggaagaaattttatcattatcatctgtGATTGTATTAAAATCACCGCATACAATGGTATAGAAACCGACACACAGGagcattttaagcttttttaaaaagccggaTTTTACCAACAGTATCCTGTgctgtgtatacatttattactctaattttttttgtgcaataaaacacatctataaACATTAATCGACCAGGAATTATTTCACGgctcttaattattttaaatttattgttataaaataaggTCGCAATACCATCAGCTTTACTTTCACCTATTGAAAAGATTGAAGGACCTTTGATCCATAAACTTTGGGCGTTCTGTACGTCTGCAAAACTGCTTAATCTGGTCTcttgtatacataaaatatcaacatgttCTCCACtcaatatatttaactttttcactTGATTAATTTTTGCCTGAATCCCTCTAACATTACATGTGGCAAcagttaaatttgaaaaaaccataaaaattaAGATAAGGATCTTCTCCGATAGATATTATTGTATGTCCATTAGTCCACATTTTCTCAACATTATCCACATCATTTAACCTCAATTCCTGCAGACATatatcacatttctttttaagtaatataggaattgaagttaaaatcaaagacattgtgtcaaaaaaaaaaaaaaaaaagggaagaaaagtaGGCAATATACATCATTCCTTAACCTTTTTTGCATTGTCAACATTTCCAGGAGAATTCCTCTTTCGCCTTTGGCGTTTATATGGATAGTCTAAAGTGTTTTTACCTTTCGCCAGCGTGGGAGTGTCCGCAGTGTCACCTGTGTTGTCGGCGATTGTCTGGGTTGTTCCACTTTCACCAGCTGGATGCGATGACTCCTCTCGGCCCTGTAGACTTCCTGCAGGTGTAGAAATGATCTGGGTCGCTCCGGTCTCTCCCTCTGAGCACGTAGGCTCCTCTGGGGCTTGTAGACCTCCTTCAGGGGTTGAGCCGATCCGAGTCTC belongs to Ictalurus furcatus strain D&B unplaced genomic scaffold, Billie_1.0 ctg6, whole genome shotgun sequence and includes:
- the LOC128604638 gene encoding histone H2B-like, with the translated sequence MPDPAKTAPKKGSKKAVTKTAGKGGKKRRKSRKESYAIYVYKVLKQVHPDTGISSKAMGIMNSFVNDIFERIAGESSRLAHYNKRSTITSREIQTAVRLLLPGELAKHAVSEGTKAVTKYTSSK